In Cucurbita pepo subsp. pepo cultivar mu-cu-16 unplaced genomic scaffold, ASM280686v2 Cp4.1_scaffold000834, whole genome shotgun sequence, a single genomic region encodes these proteins:
- the LOC111785918 gene encoding mitochondrial import inner membrane translocase subunit TIM10-like, producing the protein MASPTGPTAVDKEQIFGMAEKEMEYRVELFNKLTHSCFNKCVDKRYKESELNMGENSCIDRCVSKYWHVTNLIGQLLGSGRPPM; encoded by the exons ATGGCTTCTCCGACTGGTCCAACGGCTGTGGACAAGGAACAG ATATTTGGTATGGCAGAAAAGGAGATGGAATATCGAGTTGAACTGTTCAACAA GCTTACACACTCGTGTTTTAACAAATGTGTCGATAAGAG GTACAAGGAATCTGAGCTGAATATGGGTGAAAATAGCTGCATTGATCGCTGTGTTTCCAAGTATTGGCAT GTAACCAATTTAATCGGCCAGCTACTTGGCTCTGGTAGACCTCCCATGTGA